From the genome of Anaerolineae bacterium:
ATGGTGAATCTTCGACGCTGGAATCCCCGCCGGGAGCTTGGCAATCTCCGTGAAAGTATGGGTCGGTTCCTGGAAGAAGGATTTACCTCAGTAAGCGGCGGCATGCTTCCCGTTGACATCTACGAAACAGAAGAAGCTGTAGTTGTCGAAGCCGGCCCCTTGCACGGAATACACGCTGACGATATTGAGGTCTCGTTTACCGGCAATGTGCTAACGATTCGGGGCGAGACACGCGAAACTGCCGAGCAGGAACAGCCAGCAGTTACCTATCTTCGCCGGGAGCGCCGGCATGGCCGGTTTAGCCGTACTGTCACCATTCCCCGGCCAGTCAAAGCAGAAGAGGCCGTAGCCAGCTTGAAGGATGGCATTCTGACCATTACCATCCCCAAGAGCGATGAGGCTCGCCCGCACGTCATCAGTATCGAATCCGCCGAGGGCTAGGCGCAGTCAGTCCTCATCAGGAGCAAGCCGGTTGCTACGCAGCGCGCTCAGCGCATACCGGGCTGAGACGCGCTGCGGTTCCGTCCACCCTGCTTCATGAGCCATACGATGCAGGTGCCGCCAGATATGCATGCGGTCCTCTCGCTCCAGAGCGCGCCAGACTTGCACAATGAGCGCGGTATTGCGACTGAGAATCCCTGCCCACAGGTCTTCCAGATCGAGAGGCTCGCCGTGACTGTCCGGCATATGCTAATCTCCTTCACGCCAGTGCAGCGGGCATAGGCCGAGGTCTACCTCTGTGCTCTCTGATACTCAAGCGCAGCACCAACGAAAGCCTTGAACAACGGATGTGGCGCATTCGGTCGGCTGCCAAATTCAGGGTGAAACTGGCTGCCAACCATAAAAGGATGATCGGCCAGTTCAGCGATTTCGACCAGCCGGTGATCCGGGCTTAGACCGCTGAAGCGCATCCCACCCTGGATGAAGGCCTCGCGATAGGCATTATTGAACTCAAAGCGATGTCGGTGCCGCTCCTCGATTAGACTCTTGCCATAGGCCCGCTGGGCGATCGTTCCTTCGACCAGCTCGCACGGGTACAGCCCCAGCCGCATCGTTCCGCCCAGGTCCTCGATAGAGCGCTGGTCAGGCATTAGATCGATTACTGGCGTCGAAGTACCGGTCTCAAACTCGGTACTATGGGCGTCTTCGTACCCAAGTACCGCCCGCGCAAACTCAATACACATCACCTGCATACCCAGGCACAACCCCAGGTAAGGCACCTTGTGTTCCCTGGCCCACCGCGCAGCCATGATCTTGCCTTCAATCCCGCGTTCGCCAAACCC
Proteins encoded in this window:
- a CDS encoding Hsp20/alpha crystallin family protein, with the translated sequence MVNLRRWNPRRELGNLRESMGRFLEEGFTSVSGGMLPVDIYETEEAVVVEAGPLHGIHADDIEVSFTGNVLTIRGETRETAEQEQPAVTYLRRERRHGRFSRTVTIPRPVKAEEAVASLKDGILTITIPKSDEARPHVISIESAEG